Proteins from a genomic interval of Rosa chinensis cultivar Old Blush chromosome 2, RchiOBHm-V2, whole genome shotgun sequence:
- the LOC112187887 gene encoding cytochrome P450 90B1: MPASMSDSELILCVLPSILTLFLFLILIRRKKQQHQIRGLNLPPGNMGWPFLGETIGYLKPYCATSTGEFMEQHISRYGRIYKSSLFGEPTIVSADAGLNRFILQNEGRLFECSYPRSIGGILGKWSMLVLVGDMHRDMRTISLNFLSHARLRTHLLREVEKHTLLVLGSWKENSVFSAQDEAKKFTFNLMAKHIMSLDPGEPETEQLKKLYVTFMKGVVSAPLNLPGTAYRKALQSRSTILKFIERKMEERVKKGSENIGEDDLLGWVLKNSNLSKEQILDLILSLLFAGHETSSVSIALAIYFLPGCPNAIEQLREEHIEIVKAKKKAGETELNWDDYKKMEFTQCVISETLRLGNVVRFLHRKALKDVRYKGYDIPCGWKVLPVIAAMHLDPLLFDYPQHFNPWRWQQSNSTRSSSSSTSYSSMTSSNFMPFGGGPRLCAGSELAKLEMAVFIHHLVLNYQWELADLDDQAFAFPFVDFQKGLQIRAQRQTTSYNQVIKHLACII, encoded by the exons ATGCCAGCCTCCATGTCTGACTCAGAGCTAATCCTCTGTGTTCTTCCCTCAATCTTAACTCTATTCCTCTTCCTCATTCTCATCAGAAGAAAGAAGCAGCAACACCAAATCAGAGGACTCAATCTCCCACCAGGAAACATGGGCTGGCCTTTTCTTGGAGAAACCATAGGCTACTTGAAGCCCTACTGTGCAACCTCTACAGGAGAATTCATGGAGCAACATATTTCAAG GTATGGGAGAATTTACAAGTCCAGTTTGTTTGGGGAGCCAACTATAGTTTCAGCTGACGCAGGGCTCAATAGATTCATACTACAAAATGAAGGCAGATTGTTTGAATGTAGCTACCCAAGAAGCATAGGAGGGATTCTTGGAAAATGGTCTATGTTGGTTTTAGTGGGTGACATGCATAGAGATATGAGGACTATATCCCTCAATTTCTTAAGCCATGCCAGACTCAGAACCCACTTGCTGAGAGAAGTTGAGAAGCATACTTTGCTTGTTTTGGGGAGCTGGAAAGAGAATTCTGTGTTTTCAGCTCAGGATGAAGCTAAGAAG TTCACTTTCAATTTGATGGCCAAACACATCATGAGCTTGGATCCTGGAGAACCAGAGACAGAGCAGCTCAAGAAATTGTATGTTACTTTCATGAAGGGTGTGGTTTCTGCTCCATTAAATTTACCAGGGACAGCTTACAGAAAAGCCTTACAG TCTCGATCAACCATTCTGAAGTTCATTGAGCGCAAAATGGAAGAGAGGGTGAAGAAGGGAAGTGAAAACATAGGGGAAGATGATCTTCTTGGATGGGTTTTGAAGAATTCAAATCTTTCAAAGGAGCAAATTCTTGACTTGATACTGAGCTTGCTCTTTGCTGGTCATGAAACTTCATCAGTCTCCATAGCTTTAGCCATCTACTTCTTGCCTGGCTGTCCTAATGCAATTGAGCAGTTAAGG GAAGAGCACATTGAAATTGTCAAAGCCAAGAAGAAAGCAGGAGAGACAGAGTTGAACTGGGATGACTACAAAAAAATGGAATTCACTCAATGT GTAATAAGTGAGACACTTAGGCTCGGGAACGTGGTGAGGTTTTTACACAGAAAGGCACTGAAAGATGTGAGGTACAAAG GTTATGACATTCCATGTGGGTGGAAAGTGCTTCCGGTAATTGCAGCCATGCATTTGGATCCTTTGCTTTTTGACTACCCTCAACACTTCAATCCATGGAGATGGCAG CAAAGCAACAGCACGcgatcttcttcatcatcaacatcTTACTCGAGCATGACAAGTAGCAACTTTATGCCATTTGGGGGAGGACCACGACTTTGCGCCGGATCAGAACTGGCCAAGTTAGAAATGGCCGTTTTCATCCACCACCTGGTCCTCAACTACCAGTGGGAGTTGGCCGATTTGGACGACCAAGCTTTCGCATTCCCATTTGTCGACTTTCAGAAAGGACTACAAATCAGAGCTCAACGCCAAACAACTTCATATAATCAAGTCATCAAACACCTTGCATGCATTATCTGA